One region of uncultured Sulfurimonas sp. genomic DNA includes:
- a CDS encoding NADH-quinone oxidoreductase subunit C, translating to MTKIEVTLTNVVEKIKEFYKEKEWHFLTLNGVALEENKVEIQWIFAKYAAMDEVVVFYANINYDEIVPSIEDIIPSAIISQREIVDMFGVEVEGSSKGLYLDEDSMQMPLACKTSSS from the coding sequence GTGACAAAGATTGAAGTAACACTAACAAATGTAGTAGAGAAGATAAAAGAGTTTTACAAAGAAAAAGAGTGGCACTTTTTGACTCTAAACGGTGTAGCACTTGAAGAAAACAAAGTAGAAATTCAATGGATATTTGCTAAATACGCGGCTATGGATGAGGTAGTTGTTTTTTATGCAAACATAAATTACGATGAAATAGTGCCAAGCATAGAAGACATCATCCCCTCAGCCATAATCTCTCAACGCGAAATAGTAGATATGTTTGGAGTTGAAGTAGAGGGAAGCTCTAAGGGTCTTTACTTAGATGAAGATTCTATGCAGATGCCACTAGCTTGTAAAACCAGCAGTTCTTAA
- a CDS encoding NADH-quinone oxidoreductase subunit B family protein — MFNFRKYRKKSPWILHYNAGSCNGCDIEILASLAPKYDLERFGVINTGNPKQSDIFLVTGPVTYRSRERLVELYTQMPEPKVVIAFGSCTCTGGVFRDMYNVEDGIDRYIPVDVYVPGCAASPELLIDGVVKALDILEAKTKEMEIPFKLFKKSASKDGITNRRDNAQKVGENSDKD; from the coding sequence ATGTTTAATTTTAGAAAATATAGAAAAAAATCCCCTTGGATACTTCACTACAATGCTGGAAGTTGTAATGGTTGTGACATCGAGATACTTGCATCTTTAGCCCCTAAATATGACTTAGAGAGATTTGGAGTCATAAACACAGGAAACCCAAAACAATCAGATATATTTTTAGTAACTGGACCGGTTACATACAGAAGTAGAGAGAGACTTGTAGAGCTTTACACTCAGATGCCAGAGCCAAAAGTTGTCATAGCATTTGGAAGTTGCACATGTACGGGCGGTGTTTTTAGAGATATGTACAATGTAGAAGATGGCATCGACAGATACATCCCCGTAGATGTTTATGTCCCAGGATGCGCGGCATCTCCTGAACTTCTTATAGATGGAGTTGTTAAAGCTCTTGATATATTGGAAGCTAAAACTAAAGAGATGGAAATACCATTTAAACTCTTTAAAAAGTCAGCATCTAAAGATGGAATAACAAACCGTAGAGATAATGCACAAAAAGTTGGAGAAAACAGTGACAAAGATTGA
- a CDS encoding NADH-quinone oxidoreductase subunit H, which yields MIEIILIILAPIIGGFIYGFERVVRARMQNRQGPPILQPFYDMFKLIDKQAFIINPYHSILGIMHFVTLWVVVAFVILGENFLYVVFLHLLSSIFIVLAGFSVKSIFSHVGANRELLSIIAYEPILIMLSVGFFILNGTFDIPVIRSSSSELASMFFLFLAFLLVIPVKLKKSPFDATEAHQEIVGGVEVEFSGIFFEFLYMAKWLEYVFIYSLLMLFAGDSVLLGIALFVGVFFLVNLVDNSTARVKISHLIKIVLGISLTLSMLNLIGLSYV from the coding sequence ATGATTGAAATAATTTTGATTATATTAGCTCCCATAATAGGTGGATTTATTTACGGTTTTGAGAGAGTTGTTCGCGCTCGGATGCAAAACCGTCAAGGTCCTCCAATCTTGCAACCATTTTATGACATGTTTAAACTCATAGATAAACAAGCGTTCATTATAAACCCTTACCACTCCATCTTGGGAATTATGCATTTTGTAACACTTTGGGTAGTTGTTGCTTTTGTCATACTTGGAGAGAACTTTCTTTATGTTGTATTCTTGCATCTGCTCTCATCTATCTTTATAGTTCTTGCAGGCTTTAGTGTTAAGTCTATTTTCTCTCATGTCGGAGCAAATAGAGAACTGCTCTCTATCATAGCTTATGAGCCGATTTTAATTATGCTCTCAGTTGGATTTTTTATACTCAATGGTACTTTTGACATACCTGTTATAAGAAGTAGTAGTTCAGAGCTTGCATCTATGTTCTTTCTCTTCTTAGCTTTTTTGTTAGTTATACCAGTCAAGCTGAAAAAATCGCCCTTTGACGCAACAGAGGCTCATCAAGAGATAGTTGGTGGTGTTGAGGTTGAATTTAGTGGAATCTTCTTTGAGTTTTTATATATGGCTAAGTGGTTAGAATATGTCTTTATCTACTCTTTGCTTATGCTCTTTGCGGGAGACTCTGTACTTTTAGGCATCGCTCTTTTTGTAGGAGTCTTCTTTTTGGTAAATCTAGTAGATAACTCAACAGCAAGGGTAAAGATAAGCCATCTTATAAAGATAGTGCTAGGCATCTCTTTAACACTATCAATGCTAAACCTCATAGGACTTAGTTATGTTTAA
- a CDS encoding proton-conducting transporter membrane subunit, protein MYTLLIITPLIFSLMVLVKQKNFRNIISVGFVIFLAGVSITQLVTFEEPINIVLPHFLHTLFMVIDGILILYFFLQGILKKNTFVKLFAVLQLVLFIVVLLLSSTLTSYDIIIDRVTTIMFFVINVIGGVIIVYALEYIESEEFSPRKKSAFIGMLFFFLAVMNFIVSTNNIEIFFLLFELTTLCSYILIAYRGDEVSNKNALKALWMNQIGGVAILLALIVSITEYDTLYFDILIKNIDATYLLPLTLLAIAAFVKSASIPFDKWLLGAMVAPTPVSAILHSATMVKIAPYLILKLSPALNASASMTITLIGTFVFFGASMLALSKDYFKEILGLSTVALLGLMMALAAIGSEESIMACLVLIVFHAISKALLFFQAGILEKVNHLKYVSDINGLINHSPMLVFFIIIGFASLTLPPFGAFIAKFMAIESIASEISKNPLYVFALIFIALGSVFLTLLYFKVLTKIFAKDADAKKENYTPIPKLYMIPSSILVSLLVIGVIVSYKMQLLTSIEIIIPSLLIAIVPILFASLLFKNAHRVKEYHCGEKEELSLGMYYFDVSDKYKKIISAVAIILMLILVAGGLL, encoded by the coding sequence ATGTACACTTTACTTATAATAACACCTCTAATTTTTTCACTAATGGTTTTAGTAAAGCAAAAAAACTTTAGAAATATTATAAGTGTAGGTTTTGTAATCTTTTTAGCTGGAGTTAGCATCACGCAATTAGTAACTTTTGAAGAACCTATAAATATAGTGCTTCCTCATTTTTTACATACTCTTTTTATGGTTATAGATGGCATTTTGATTTTGTATTTTTTCCTTCAAGGTATACTCAAAAAAAATACTTTTGTTAAGCTCTTTGCAGTTTTACAATTAGTTCTTTTTATAGTAGTTCTTTTACTCTCATCAACCCTTACTTCTTATGATATCATCATAGATAGAGTTACAACTATAATGTTTTTTGTCATTAATGTTATAGGTGGAGTTATTATAGTTTATGCTTTAGAATACATAGAGAGTGAAGAGTTTAGCCCAAGAAAAAAGAGTGCTTTCATAGGGATGCTATTTTTCTTTTTGGCTGTTATGAACTTTATAGTTTCAACTAACAACATAGAGATATTTTTTCTGCTTTTTGAATTAACAACTCTTTGTTCATACATCTTAATAGCCTATCGTGGCGATGAAGTCTCAAATAAAAATGCTCTAAAAGCTTTATGGATGAACCAAATAGGTGGAGTTGCGATACTACTTGCTCTCATCGTGTCTATAACTGAGTATGATACTCTGTATTTTGATATTCTCATAAAAAATATAGATGCAACTTACTTACTTCCTTTAACGCTCTTGGCGATAGCGGCATTTGTTAAAAGTGCTAGCATCCCATTTGATAAATGGCTTCTTGGTGCAATGGTCGCTCCAACTCCAGTTAGCGCAATACTCCATAGTGCGACAATGGTAAAAATAGCTCCATATTTAATTTTAAAACTCTCTCCTGCCTTGAACGCATCTGCATCTATGACTATAACGCTCATAGGAACATTTGTCTTTTTTGGAGCATCTATGCTTGCTTTGAGCAAAGACTATTTTAAAGAGATATTGGGTCTTTCAACCGTTGCACTTCTTGGTCTTATGATGGCGCTTGCAGCCATAGGAAGTGAAGAGTCTATAATGGCGTGTTTAGTTCTTATAGTTTTTCATGCTATCTCAAAAGCACTTCTGTTTTTTCAAGCTGGCATTTTAGAAAAAGTTAATCATTTAAAATATGTAAGCGATATAAATGGACTTATAAACCACTCTCCGATGCTGGTTTTTTTCATAATCATAGGTTTTGCATCTCTAACACTTCCACCTTTTGGAGCGTTCATAGCAAAGTTTATGGCAATAGAATCCATAGCATCTGAGATAAGTAAAAATCCTCTTTATGTTTTTGCTCTTATATTTATAGCTCTTGGAAGTGTGTTTTTAACACTTCTGTATTTTAAAGTTCTTACAAAGATCTTTGCTAAAGACGCTGATGCAAAAAAAGAGAACTACACTCCCATCCCAAAACTATATATGATACCATCAAGCATACTCGTCTCTTTGCTTGTTATAGGTGTGATAGTTAGTTACAAGATGCAACTACTAACTTCAATCGAGATAATAATCCCATCACTCCTAATAGCCATAGTCCCAATCCTCTTCGCATCTCTACTCTTTAAAAATGCTCATAGAGTAAAAGAGTATCATTGTGGAGAAAAAGAAGAGTTGAGTCTTGGAATGTACTATTTTGATGTATCAGATAAGTATAAAAAGATTATAAGTGCTGTGGCGATTATATTGATGCTTATTTTAGTTGCGGGAGGCTTGTTATGA
- a CDS encoding cation-transporting P-type ATPase produces the protein MQHLIGENWHTLESQKIVELFESDVADGLGTLSIKHREEFFGKNALKEIKQDSYLKKFFLQFHNALIYILLGASLITAFLQEWVDSGVIFGVVIVNVIISFMQEIKAQEAIDSLKEMMHTQAVVIRDGKKITIDSVDLVPGDIVLLESGSKVPADLRLIEIRDLKVDESMLTGESLAVEKNTSTHSSNSILGDRKNMTYSGTYVTYGRAKGIVVATADHTELGKIAYLIENTTEMQTPLTKKISAFSKILLYVILTLSAITFVIGVLRDESAVETFMASVALAVGAIPEGLPAAVTITLAIGVGRMASKNAIIRKLPAVETLGSVTTICSDKTGTLTQNKMTVTDIFCGGVSYEVSGNGYEPKGYIFQDKKQLSSCNNNLNEVLIAGYLCNEAYLINKDGHYDISGDPTDGALIVSSIKCGWDEHNINKSFPRVDILAFESDRQFMATINKDVQNNQNIIYVKGSIEVIIEMCSFEYLDGEFKEIDKEAILNKVEEFASEGLRVLAMAKKLTQKEKIEDAQLEDEFVFLGLQAMMDPPRPEAIEAVKESKGAGINIIMITGDHALTAFSIAKMMSIVETDANYKDSVLIGDDLLELTDEELIQKVSTVKVFARVEPEQKLRIVDALQARGEIVAMTGDGVNDAPALKQADIGIAMGRGGTEVAKEASDMILSDDNFRSIAYAVKEGRIVFDNLVKFITWTLPTNLGEGLVIMVAIVLGLNLPILPVQILWINMSTAIFLGMMLVFESGEGYIMKRKPRDPDRPILTKEIITQMLVVGFYMLVASYGMFNYAISNGHSVEYARTVAVNIFVFIELFYLFNCKELQQSVFKTNIFNNRILLVGVSLMALIQIAFTHTSFMNSIFKSESLELMTWMQIIIISFSVMFVVEIKRYIEYTIYKRSKN, from the coding sequence ATGCAGCATCTTATAGGCGAAAATTGGCATACTTTGGAGAGTCAAAAAATAGTTGAACTATTTGAGAGTGATGTAGCAGATGGACTTGGAACTCTTAGTATTAAACATCGCGAGGAGTTCTTTGGAAAAAATGCTCTTAAAGAGATAAAACAAGACTCTTATCTCAAAAAGTTTTTTTTACAATTTCATAATGCGCTTATATATATTCTTCTTGGTGCATCCTTAATTACCGCTTTTTTACAAGAGTGGGTAGATAGTGGTGTTATTTTTGGAGTTGTTATTGTAAATGTTATCATAAGTTTTATGCAGGAGATAAAGGCACAAGAAGCCATAGACTCTTTAAAAGAGATGATGCATACACAAGCTGTTGTTATACGAGATGGTAAAAAAATAACTATAGACTCAGTTGATCTTGTTCCTGGTGATATAGTTCTTTTAGAATCAGGCTCAAAAGTTCCAGCCGACCTTAGACTCATAGAGATACGAGACTTAAAAGTAGATGAGTCTATGCTTACTGGTGAATCATTGGCAGTTGAGAAAAATACTTCAACTCACTCATCAAACAGCATCCTTGGCGATAGAAAAAACATGACTTACTCTGGTACTTATGTGACTTATGGTAGAGCAAAAGGAATTGTAGTTGCTACAGCTGATCATACAGAACTTGGAAAGATTGCTTATCTTATAGAAAACACAACTGAGATGCAAACTCCACTTACGAAAAAAATATCTGCATTTTCTAAAATATTATTATATGTTATATTGACTCTTTCAGCTATTACTTTTGTGATTGGAGTTTTAAGAGATGAAAGTGCTGTAGAGACTTTTATGGCATCTGTGGCACTTGCTGTTGGTGCTATTCCTGAGGGATTGCCTGCTGCTGTAACCATTACTTTAGCTATAGGTGTAGGTCGAATGGCTAGTAAAAATGCCATCATAAGAAAACTACCAGCAGTTGAGACACTTGGTAGTGTAACTACTATCTGCTCAGATAAAACAGGAACTCTAACACAAAACAAGATGACTGTTACAGATATCTTTTGTGGTGGAGTCTCTTATGAAGTTAGTGGAAATGGCTATGAGCCAAAAGGTTATATATTTCAAGATAAAAAGCAACTATCATCATGCAACAATAATCTAAATGAAGTTTTAATAGCTGGATATCTTTGTAATGAAGCTTACTTGATAAATAAAGATGGACACTATGATATAAGTGGCGATCCAACTGATGGTGCTTTAATAGTTAGTTCTATAAAGTGTGGATGGGATGAGCACAACATAAACAAGTCATTTCCAAGAGTTGATATCTTAGCTTTTGAATCAGATAGACAATTTATGGCTACAATAAATAAAGATGTACAAAATAATCAAAATATTATTTATGTAAAAGGTTCTATAGAAGTTATTATCGAGATGTGTTCATTTGAATATCTTGATGGAGAGTTTAAAGAGATAGATAAAGAAGCGATTTTAAACAAGGTAGAAGAGTTTGCATCTGAGGGATTAAGAGTTTTGGCTATGGCTAAAAAATTGACTCAAAAAGAGAAGATAGAAGATGCACAGCTAGAAGATGAGTTCGTATTTTTAGGTCTTCAAGCTATGATGGATCCTCCAAGACCAGAAGCTATAGAAGCAGTTAAGGAGTCAAAAGGAGCTGGAATCAATATCATTATGATAACAGGTGATCATGCCCTCACAGCATTTTCTATAGCAAAAATGATGTCCATAGTAGAGACAGATGCAAACTATAAAGACTCTGTTCTCATTGGAGATGACTTACTTGAACTAACTGATGAAGAACTTATACAAAAAGTCTCTACCGTAAAAGTATTTGCAAGAGTAGAACCAGAACAAAAGCTTCGCATCGTAGATGCTCTTCAAGCTAGAGGCGAGATAGTTGCAATGACTGGAGATGGAGTAAATGATGCACCAGCTCTAAAACAAGCAGACATTGGTATAGCAATGGGTAGGGGTGGAACTGAAGTAGCAAAAGAAGCATCTGATATGATTTTAAGTGATGATAATTTCCGCTCAATAGCTTATGCAGTCAAAGAGGGAAGAATAGTTTTTGATAATCTTGTTAAGTTTATAACATGGACTCTGCCAACAAATCTTGGAGAGGGCTTAGTTATAATGGTGGCTATTGTTCTTGGTTTAAATCTTCCTATACTTCCTGTTCAAATATTGTGGATAAATATGTCAACAGCTATTTTTTTAGGAATGATGTTAGTGTTTGAGTCTGGTGAGGGTTATATAATGAAAAGAAAACCAAGAGACCCAGATAGACCGATATTAACAAAAGAGATTATAACTCAGATGCTAGTGGTTGGATTTTATATGCTTGTTGCATCTTATGGAATGTTTAACTATGCCATCTCAAATGGTCATAGCGTGGAGTATGCAAGAACTGTAGCGGTAAATATTTTTGTATTTATTGAGCTTTTTTATCTTTTTAATTGTAAAGAGTTGCAACAGTCTGTTTTTAAAACGAACATTTTTAACAATCGTATCTTGCTTGTAGGAGTCTCTTTAATGGCTCTTATTCAGATAGCATTTACTCATACTAGTTTTATGAATAGCATATTTAAAAGTGAATCTTTAGAACTTATGACTTGGATGCAAATCATAATCATCTCATTTTCTGTAATGTTTGTTGTTGAAATAAAAAGATATATAGAATATACTATATACAAAAGGTCAAAAAATTAA
- a CDS encoding nickel-dependent hydrogenase large subunit, producing the protein MKKIVIDPITRIEGHLRAEVEVDENGVVREAYVSGQLFRGIEIILKDRDPRDAGLMAGRICGVCTNSHFRGAVMAVEDAYSLEVPKNAEIIRDLMAMALFIQDHVVHFYHLHSLDFVDVTSALGADAKLTSKEAHKYSDKPYRNSHSHYEETIKKLQNFVDAGKLGPFSNGYWGHNDYKLSPEQNLIMISHYLEALKFQTKISKAVAIFGGKTPHPQSIVVGGITSVADMLNPQRLNDYLFVIKESKEFIDRAYLPDAKLLASAYRDEIKAGVGRANGNFISVGGYEFEGEQRLFCSGVVYGHDFENIQEFDESKVSEEVDRAWYKGEEVFYTDLNEDGSLKTQKNDDKYSWIKAPRYDGKVMETGPLARVLISYKKDNKLIKSFVDEFLDATDLELIDLSTTVGRNGARAIETGYICEYIFKLVSRLIQNIKYYDTETWGKYDFESLNKDAKGRAFLEVPRGTLSHFVNVKNQKIDNYSVIAPTTWNATPKNFDGVRGAYEEALIGVKIEDTSKPLEVLRVLHSFDPCLACAVHIVDTKGKELSRYKIKSL; encoded by the coding sequence ATGAAAAAAATCGTTATTGATCCCATTACAAGAATAGAAGGGCATTTAAGAGCTGAGGTTGAAGTTGATGAAAATGGCGTAGTTAGAGAAGCTTATGTTAGTGGGCAACTTTTTCGTGGTATAGAGATCATACTAAAAGATAGAGACCCGCGAGATGCTGGACTTATGGCTGGAAGAATTTGTGGTGTTTGTACAAACTCTCATTTTCGTGGTGCTGTAATGGCAGTTGAAGATGCATACTCTTTAGAAGTGCCAAAAAATGCTGAGATTATCAGAGATTTGATGGCAATGGCGCTTTTCATCCAAGACCATGTTGTTCATTTTTATCATCTTCACTCTTTAGACTTTGTGGATGTTACAAGTGCTTTGGGTGCAGATGCAAAACTGACTTCAAAAGAGGCGCATAAATACTCAGATAAACCATATAGAAATTCACATTCACACTATGAAGAGACTATAAAAAAACTACAAAACTTTGTAGATGCAGGAAAACTTGGACCATTTTCAAATGGATATTGGGGACATAATGACTATAAACTAAGTCCTGAACAAAACCTGATTATGATTTCTCACTATCTTGAAGCTTTGAAGTTTCAGACAAAAATATCAAAGGCTGTTGCAATATTTGGTGGTAAAACACCGCATCCTCAAAGCATAGTAGTTGGTGGCATAACAAGTGTTGCAGATATGCTAAACCCTCAAAGACTAAATGATTATCTCTTTGTTATAAAAGAGTCAAAAGAGTTTATTGACCGTGCATATCTCCCTGATGCTAAGCTTTTAGCATCTGCGTATAGAGATGAGATAAAAGCAGGTGTTGGACGTGCAAACGGAAACTTTATATCGGTTGGCGGTTATGAGTTTGAGGGTGAACAAAGACTCTTTTGTAGCGGTGTAGTTTATGGGCATGATTTTGAAAATATACAAGAGTTTGATGAGAGTAAAGTAAGTGAAGAAGTTGACCGTGCTTGGTATAAGGGAGAAGAAGTTTTCTATACAGATTTAAATGAAGACGGAAGCCTAAAAACTCAGAAAAATGACGATAAATACTCTTGGATAAAAGCTCCAAGATATGACGGTAAGGTTATGGAAACAGGTCCACTTGCACGTGTTTTGATAAGCTATAAAAAAGATAACAAACTTATAAAATCTTTTGTAGATGAGTTTTTAGATGCAACTGATTTGGAGTTAATAGACCTCTCAACTACTGTTGGTAGAAATGGGGCAAGAGCGATAGAGACAGGTTATATATGTGAGTATATTTTTAAACTTGTCTCAAGACTTATTCAAAACATTAAGTATTACGATACTGAGACTTGGGGTAAATATGATTTTGAGAGTTTAAACAAAGATGCCAAAGGAAGAGCATTTTTAGAAGTTCCACGCGGTACTTTGTCTCACTTTGTAAATGTTAAAAACCAAAAAATAGATAACTACTCAGTTATAGCACCAACAACTTGGAATGCTACTCCTAAAAACTTTGATGGAGTTAGAGGTGCTTATGAAGAAGCGCTTATAGGTGTAAAGATAGAAGATACTTCAAAACCGCTTGAAGTCTTAAGAGTTCTTCACTCTTTTGACCCATGTTTGGCTTGTGCGGTTCATATAGTAGATACAAAAGGTAAAGAACTTAGTCGTTATAAAATAAAAAGTTTATAA
- a CDS encoding hydrogenase small subunit produces MRVVIVGGGIAAVYLANNLKKQDSSLEVTVVSDEKHPPYDRIHLCSLIDESQEKSGISLPLDPTVNLELNQCINKIDKGAKRVFSDDAMFSYDKLILATGSIPVTLFDINGIKNATVFRCADDCEIIKNGAKGREVVIVGSGPIGLELLETLNEMPSISDITLLIRANHLYSKDLSIDSIKTIENCYIKGGKIKISYEDEIVDKVIQNGEIISLKTKKLNIKNPFLIFGTGIKPNIKNFRDTLRCNKGILTNLYMQTEDDSIYAVGECAEVQEFNFVAGHVKECTMQADCAISHIVNQEPKEFELGVSIDMLKVGEFDLIEVNSAKFSSEYEKILITSKKENRIDEYFVCEDKLTRFIGINSNVDVGYIETLINSGEEVDINYLYQNRLIGERGRLICSCEHVYHQDLVDIVTQTGISSFSELANFSEAGRVCGRCKIMVQDVIKESQHLIDPNMPRKTPEDIKREREIAEVQKRIDKFNTLNPRNNLTTDNLEAAMESLDIAKSEVNSWVSMVTANMQLHPNFEEVVQIGIKTLNKVPIIWLELSDCSGNSEAFIKSTNPAIEDIIFDYVSLDYHELLMSASGDQSETILEDIIANQKGEYILIVEGAVPLAMDGKYLRIGPKGETGIDLLKKCAKDAALVISVGSCAFDGGVVAAHPNPTGAVGVAEALERDDIINLSGCPTNPTNIVGTLLSYLMFEELPPLDKFNRPLWAYRGRVHDDCERRGNYELGEFVKEWGDEGAKKGWCLFEMGCKGPYTNVNCPTMKFNGGTSWPVQAGHGCMGCTELGFFDKFANERKYEEESLK; encoded by the coding sequence ATGAGAGTAGTAATCGTTGGTGGCGGAATAGCTGCTGTATATTTAGCAAACAATCTTAAAAAACAAGATTCTTCTTTAGAAGTTACTGTTGTTAGCGATGAAAAGCATCCGCCTTATGACAGAATACATTTATGTAGTCTTATCGATGAGAGCCAAGAAAAAAGTGGCATCTCGCTTCCACTTGATCCTACTGTAAATTTGGAACTTAATCAGTGCATAAATAAAATAGATAAAGGAGCAAAAAGGGTTTTTAGTGATGATGCAATGTTTAGTTATGATAAGCTCATCCTTGCTACTGGTTCTATTCCTGTTACTCTTTTTGATATAAATGGTATAAAAAATGCGACTGTATTTAGATGCGCAGATGATTGTGAGATTATAAAAAATGGTGCAAAGGGTAGAGAAGTTGTTATAGTTGGAAGTGGTCCTATAGGGCTTGAACTTTTAGAAACTCTAAATGAAATGCCAAGCATCTCAGATATAACTCTACTTATCCGCGCTAATCATCTTTACTCAAAAGATTTATCTATAGACTCTATAAAAACCATAGAAAATTGCTATATAAAAGGTGGCAAAATTAAGATATCTTATGAAGATGAGATAGTCGATAAAGTTATTCAAAATGGTGAAATTATCTCACTTAAAACAAAAAAATTAAATATAAAAAATCCTTTTCTTATCTTTGGTACAGGAATTAAACCAAATATCAAAAACTTTAGAGATACTCTTAGATGCAACAAAGGAATACTAACAAACTTATATATGCAAACAGAAGATGATAGCATCTATGCCGTAGGTGAGTGTGCAGAGGTTCAAGAGTTTAACTTTGTTGCAGGACATGTTAAAGAGTGTACGATGCAGGCTGATTGTGCCATTTCACATATAGTTAATCAAGAGCCAAAAGAGTTTGAACTTGGAGTTAGCATCGATATGCTAAAGGTTGGAGAATTTGACCTTATAGAAGTTAATTCTGCAAAGTTTAGTAGTGAATATGAAAAGATACTTATAACTTCAAAAAAAGAGAATAGAATTGATGAGTATTTTGTATGTGAAGATAAACTTACAAGATTTATAGGAATCAACTCAAATGTAGATGTTGGTTACATAGAAACACTCATAAACAGTGGCGAAGAAGTAGATATAAACTACTTATATCAAAACAGACTTATAGGTGAGAGAGGACGGCTCATATGTAGTTGTGAGCATGTTTATCATCAAGACTTGGTAGATATAGTAACTCAAACAGGTATAAGTTCTTTCTCAGAACTTGCAAATTTTTCAGAGGCTGGCAGGGTTTGTGGCAGATGCAAGATAATGGTACAAGATGTTATAAAAGAGTCTCAGCATCTAATAGACCCAAATATGCCTAGAAAAACTCCTGAAGATATAAAACGAGAACGTGAAATAGCTGAAGTTCAAAAGCGCATAGATAAGTTTAACACTCTAAATCCTAGAAATAATCTCACAACAGACAACCTAGAAGCAGCTATGGAGTCTTTAGATATTGCAAAATCAGAAGTAAATAGCTGGGTGTCAATGGTTACGGCAAATATGCAACTCCATCCAAATTTTGAAGAAGTTGTTCAAATAGGTATAAAAACTTTAAATAAAGTGCCTATTATTTGGCTTGAACTTAGTGATTGTAGCGGAAACTCAGAGGCTTTTATAAAATCTACCAACCCTGCTATTGAAGATATTATTTTTGATTATGTTTCACTTGATTATCATGAGCTACTTATGAGTGCTAGTGGAGATCAGAGTGAGACTATTTTAGAAGATATTATTGCCAATCAAAAAGGCGAATACATACTTATAGTTGAGGGAGCTGTTCCTCTTGCTATGGATGGAAAATATCTTCGCATCGGTCCTAAGGGTGAAACGGGAATAGATTTACTTAAAAAGTGTGCTAAAGATGCGGCTCTTGTTATTTCGGTTGGAAGTTGTGCTTTTGATGGTGGAGTTGTAGCCGCACATCCAAATCCTACTGGAGCTGTGGGAGTTGCTGAGGCACTTGAGAGAGATGACATCATAAACCTCTCAGGCTGTCCTACAAATCCTACAAATATAGTTGGAACACTTCTTTCGTACTTGATGTTTGAAGAACTTCCTCCGCTAGATAAATTTAACCGTCCTTTGTGGGCTTATAGAGGTCGTGTGCATGATGATTGTGAGAGAAGAGGTAACTACGAACTTGGAGAGTTTGTAAAAGAGTGGGGCGATGAGGGTGCTAAAAAAGGTTGGTGTCTTTTTGAGATGGGATGTAAAGGTCCATATACAAATGTAAATTGCCCGACTATGAAATTTAATGGTGGAACAAGCTGGCCAGTCCAAGCTGGTCATGGATGCATGGGCTGTACAGAACTTGGGTTTTTTGATAAGTTTGCAAATGAGAGAAAGTATGAAGAGGAGAGCTTAAAATGA